A genome region from Pseudomonas anguilliseptica includes the following:
- a CDS encoding putative bifunctional diguanylate cyclase/phosphodiesterase produces MAHVQLNIVPSTQILLVVDDRPENLVAMQALLEEGDWQLRCVDSGEAALQCLLEEDVGLVLLDVQMPHMDGFEVARLMRGNPCTRYTPIIFVSAIAQTQESVIKGYATGAVDFMLKPFDTNVLRHKIHALLEHERNRSELLQLTQQLDTARAFNASVLDNAAEGIMVVGEDGRINFANPAMARMLGGSISDLEGSEMLSYLVSPKVTSDWRLSEFYLQWRRGESYRLHDASLRTLNGGQVPVALSCSPMPRLQHAMVVMALDMSVVRHLHQQLESQAITDALTGLLNRRGFYQALESALSRINRSGQRMAVLYLDLDGFKRINDSLGHDVGDRLLKLVGEQLKTSLRPYDSLARIGGDEFTALLDSLEHPEDAARIAEKLIEQVSVRHNLDGIEVTLGASVGIACFPECGQTVEDLLRAADMAMYEAKRTGRQQYRFFSPEMNGRARSRLMLEESLRNAIENDDFVLVYQPQIYLESGRLRGFEALLRWQHRVAGTVAPGVFIPLLEETRLINRLGGWIFQAGIEKCQQLSQHFGNELVLSLNVSPVQFGMPQLVDDLRRVLEEHQLNPRQLDVEVTEGALMQDLQASQEQLRQLRKLGVKIAIDDFGTGYSSLAYLRHFELDTLKVDRLFVSNMLDSPRDAAVVSTIIDLGRNLGLEVIAEGVETMAQRDWLAAHNCAIMQGFLVAPGLDAEQINTFPAQLDWHNLPLRNEKPAG; encoded by the coding sequence ATGGCGCATGTACAGCTGAATATCGTGCCCAGTACGCAGATTTTGCTGGTAGTGGATGACCGACCGGAAAACCTGGTGGCTATGCAAGCCCTGCTGGAAGAGGGCGACTGGCAACTGCGTTGTGTCGACTCGGGCGAGGCCGCCCTGCAGTGTCTGCTCGAAGAGGACGTCGGCCTGGTGCTGCTGGATGTACAAATGCCGCACATGGATGGCTTCGAGGTCGCCCGGCTGATGCGCGGCAACCCGTGTACTCGCTACACCCCGATCATCTTCGTGTCCGCCATCGCGCAGACCCAGGAATCGGTGATCAAGGGCTACGCCACCGGCGCGGTGGATTTTATGCTCAAACCGTTCGATACCAACGTATTACGTCATAAGATTCACGCCCTACTTGAGCATGAGCGTAATCGCAGCGAGCTGCTGCAACTGACTCAGCAACTAGACACGGCGCGGGCCTTCAATGCCTCGGTGCTGGATAACGCCGCCGAAGGCATCATGGTGGTGGGTGAAGATGGCCGGATCAATTTCGCCAACCCGGCGATGGCGCGCATGCTTGGAGGCTCGATCAGCGATCTGGAAGGCAGTGAAATGCTCTCCTATCTAGTCAGCCCGAAAGTCACCAGCGACTGGCGTCTGTCCGAGTTTTACCTGCAATGGCGTCGCGGTGAGTCTTACCGCCTACACGATGCCAGCCTACGCACCTTGAATGGAGGGCAGGTGCCGGTGGCGCTTTCCTGTTCGCCCATGCCGCGCCTGCAGCATGCCATGGTGGTGATGGCGCTGGATATGTCGGTTGTGCGTCATTTGCATCAGCAACTGGAGTCGCAGGCGATTACCGACGCCTTGACTGGTCTGCTCAACCGCCGTGGTTTCTATCAGGCGCTGGAGTCGGCGTTGTCGCGGATCAATCGCAGTGGTCAGCGTATGGCGGTGCTCTATCTCGATCTGGATGGCTTCAAGCGGATCAATGATTCCCTCGGTCACGACGTGGGCGACCGCTTGCTCAAACTGGTTGGCGAGCAGCTCAAGACCAGCCTGCGCCCCTATGACAGCCTGGCGCGGATTGGTGGCGATGAGTTCACTGCCCTGCTCGACAGCCTGGAACACCCGGAAGACGCTGCGCGCATCGCCGAAAAGCTGATTGAGCAGGTGTCGGTGCGGCATAACCTCGACGGCATCGAGGTGACTCTGGGCGCGAGTGTGGGCATTGCCTGTTTCCCCGAGTGTGGGCAAACCGTGGAAGATTTGCTGCGCGCTGCTGACATGGCCATGTATGAGGCCAAGCGCACCGGTCGTCAGCAGTACCGGTTCTTTTCCCCGGAAATGAATGGCCGTGCGCGCTCACGGTTGATGCTCGAGGAAAGCCTGCGCAACGCTATCGAGAATGATGATTTCGTGCTGGTCTACCAGCCGCAGATCTACCTGGAGAGCGGGCGCCTGCGTGGCTTCGAAGCTTTGCTGCGCTGGCAACATCGGGTTGCCGGCACCGTGGCGCCAGGGGTGTTTATTCCGTTGCTGGAGGAGACACGTCTGATCAACCGCCTGGGCGGCTGGATCTTCCAGGCTGGGATCGAAAAATGCCAACAGCTGAGCCAGCACTTCGGCAACGAACTGGTGCTCAGCCTGAATGTCAGTCCGGTGCAGTTCGGTATGCCGCAGCTGGTCGATGATCTGCGCCGGGTGCTTGAAGAACACCAGTTGAACCCTCGGCAACTGGACGTGGAAGTCACCGAAGGCGCGCTGATGCAGGATCTGCAAGCCAGCCAAGAACAGCTGCGTCAGTTGCGCAAGCTCGGGGTGAAAATCGCCATCGATGATTTCGGCACCGGTTATTCATCGCTGGCTTACCTGCGTCATTTCGAACTGGATACGCTGAAGGTTGATCGCCTGTTTGTCTCCAATATGCTCGACTCGCCGCGTGACGCTGCGGTGGTCAGCACTATCATCGATCTGGGCCGCAATCTGGGGCTGGAAGTGATCGCTGAGGGTGTGGAAACCATGGCTCAGCGTGATTGGCTGGCGGCGCACAACTGCGCAATCATGCAGGGCTTTCTAGTCGCGCCGGGGCTAGACGCCGAGCAGATCAACACCTTCCCCGCACAGCTGGATTGGCACAATTTGCCGTTACGCAATGAAAAGCCCGCTGGCTAG
- the pta gene encoding phosphate acetyltransferase has translation MHTFFIAPTGFGVGLTSISLGLVGALERAGLKVGFFKPIAQPHQGDLGPERSSELIARTHGLHSPKPLALAHVERMLGDGQLDELLEEIISLYQQAAAGKDVVIVEGMVPTRQASYAARVNFHLAKSLDAEVILVSAPEQESLSELSDRVEIQAQLFGGPKDEKVLGVILNKVRSDDGTEAFANRLKELSPLLKGDDFRLLGCIPWQDELNAPRTRDIADLLGARVLNAGDYEQRRMLKIVLCARAVANTVQLLKPGTLVVTPGDRDDIILAASLAAMNGMPLAGLLLCSDFAPDPRIIELCRGALQGGLPVMTVSTGSYDTATNLNRLNKEIPVDDKERAETVADFVASHIDHEWLFARCGTPRELRMSPPAFRYQLVQRAKAANKRIVLPEGSEPRTVQAAAICQARGIARCVLLAKPEDVHAVANAHGIELPEGLEILDPDLIRERYVEPMVELRKGKGLNAPMAAAQLEDTVVLGTMMLALDEVDGLVSGAINTTANTIRPALQLIKTAPGYKLVSSVFFMLLPDQVLVYGDCAVNPDPTAVELAEIALQSAASASAFGITPRVAMLSYSTGDSGSGEEVEKVREATRLARTLDPQLLLDGPLQYDAAAIESVGRQKAPGSPVAGRATVFIFPDLNTGNTTYKAVQRSADCVSVGPMLQGLRKPVNDLSRGALVDDIVYTIALTAIQAANLPQ, from the coding sequence ATGCACACTTTCTTTATTGCCCCCACCGGTTTCGGTGTCGGCCTTACCTCAATCAGCCTGGGCCTGGTCGGCGCCCTTGAGCGCGCCGGCCTCAAGGTCGGCTTTTTCAAGCCCATCGCCCAACCGCATCAGGGCGATTTGGGCCCAGAGCGTTCCAGCGAGCTTATCGCCCGCACCCATGGCCTGCACTCGCCAAAACCGCTGGCCCTGGCCCATGTCGAACGCATGCTTGGCGACGGCCAGCTGGATGAACTGCTGGAAGAAATCATCAGCCTCTATCAACAGGCCGCTGCAGGCAAAGACGTGGTGATCGTCGAAGGCATGGTGCCGACGCGCCAGGCCAGTTACGCCGCGCGGGTCAATTTTCACCTGGCCAAGAGCCTGGATGCCGAGGTGATTCTGGTCTCCGCACCGGAGCAGGAAAGCCTCAGCGAACTGAGCGATCGGGTGGAAATCCAGGCCCAGCTGTTTGGTGGGCCGAAAGACGAAAAAGTGCTCGGGGTGATCCTCAACAAGGTCCGCAGCGACGATGGCACCGAAGCCTTCGCCAATCGCCTGAAAGAACTCTCGCCATTGCTCAAGGGCGATGACTTCCGCCTGCTCGGCTGCATCCCCTGGCAGGACGAACTGAATGCGCCGCGTACCCGCGACATCGCAGACCTGCTCGGCGCGCGGGTACTGAATGCCGGCGATTACGAGCAGCGGCGCATGCTGAAAATCGTGCTCTGCGCCCGCGCTGTGGCCAACACAGTGCAACTGCTTAAACCCGGCACGCTGGTGGTGACGCCAGGAGATCGCGACGACATCATCCTCGCCGCCAGCCTGGCCGCGATGAACGGCATGCCGCTGGCCGGTCTGCTGCTGTGCAGCGACTTTGCTCCCGACCCGAGGATCATCGAACTGTGCCGAGGTGCCTTGCAGGGCGGCTTGCCAGTGATGACGGTCAGCACCGGCTCCTACGACACCGCAACCAATCTCAACCGCCTGAACAAGGAAATCCCGGTCGACGACAAGGAGCGCGCGGAGACAGTCGCCGACTTCGTCGCCAGCCATATCGACCACGAATGGCTGTTCGCCCGCTGTGGCACGCCGCGCGAGCTGCGCATGTCGCCGCCGGCGTTCCGCTATCAGCTGGTGCAGCGCGCCAAGGCGGCGAACAAGCGTATCGTCTTGCCGGAAGGCAGCGAGCCGCGCACCGTGCAGGCCGCCGCCATCTGCCAGGCGCGCGGCATTGCCCGCTGCGTACTGCTGGCCAAGCCGGAGGATGTTCACGCGGTGGCCAACGCCCACGGTATCGAACTGCCGGAAGGGCTGGAAATCCTCGACCCGGACCTGATTCGCGAACGCTATGTCGAGCCCATGGTCGAGTTGCGCAAGGGCAAAGGGCTGAACGCGCCGATGGCCGCCGCACAGCTGGAAGACACCGTGGTGCTGGGCACCATGATGCTGGCCCTGGATGAAGTCGACGGCCTAGTGTCCGGGGCGATCAACACCACTGCCAACACCATCCGCCCCGCCCTGCAGCTGATCAAGACTGCACCGGGCTACAAGCTGGTGTCGTCGGTGTTCTTTATGCTGCTGCCCGACCAGGTGCTGGTTTACGGTGATTGCGCAGTAAACCCCGACCCGACGGCGGTGGAACTGGCGGAAATTGCCCTGCAAAGCGCGGCCTCGGCCAGCGCCTTCGGTATCACCCCACGGGTGGCGATGCTCAGCTACTCCACCGGTGACTCCGGCAGCGGCGAGGAAGTCGAGAAGGTCCGTGAGGCCACCCGCCTGGCGCGAACCCTCGACCCACAACTGCTGCTCGACGGCCCGCTGCAATACGACGCGGCGGCGATTGAAAGTGTCGGCCGACAGAAGGCCCCCGGCAGCCCGGTCGCCGGCCGTGCCACCGTATTTATCTTCCCTGACCTGAATACCGGCAACACCACTTACAAGGCGGTACAACGCAGCGCCGATTGCGTCAGCGTCGGGCCGATGTTGCAGGGTCTGCGTAAGCCGGTAAATGACCTGTCGCGCGGAGCACTGGTCGATGACATCGTCTACACCATCGCCCTGACCGCGATTCAGGCCGCCAACCTGCCGCAGTAA
- a CDS encoding response regulator encodes MTCARKAAEQRLRDQADQLTLANRYKSEFLANMSHELRTPLNSILILSDQLRLNSAGNLTEKQAKHADIVHRAGSDLLQLINDVLDLAKVESGRMQLKLEPLNMQDILVELDASLRPMAEIKGLRLHTQLEAGVPRVIHTDRIRLQQILLNLLSNALKFTEHGEVSLTVSCASGEPEEGYELLNFSVRDSGIGIPPEQHEQIFQAFQQIDGSTSRRFGGTGLGLAITRQLVLAMDGEISLQSAPGEGSCFTVHLPVRVVAQAHTGPVAGAPQRSGEGPAVLIVEDDVNFAAVLAEEAHAHGFSSVHCRSGLQALNLLQSEHFSAVILDILLPDISGWQLFRRLRGQASHRNTPVHIISCVPQPVDWNDDGTRYLVKPIQRADLEQVFVDLQQLDQSPAQRLLLVEDVEVEREHYREHLQQLGFDVLACARADEAQQAYAGGMFNALVIDLDLPDQDGFELLETLNRQRPLNGTRVVINTGVDVTRQALQRLRRYSAVVVHKHGEDMQELSEAVQGFLGSVRDPARLGRPRVENPLEGRRVLLVDDDVRNVYALTALLDEVGLIISSAKDGQEAINAYEREPFDLILMDMAMPTMDGYTATRLLKTEHGCSIPIIALTAHAMKGDREKCITAGADDYLAKPVSREALLELLVRWLAIADPYVGTSVAPSQ; translated from the coding sequence TTGACCTGCGCGCGCAAGGCCGCCGAACAGCGCCTGCGTGATCAGGCTGATCAGTTGACTTTGGCCAACCGCTACAAATCCGAGTTCCTGGCTAATATGTCCCATGAGCTGCGCACGCCGCTTAATAGCATCCTGATTCTCAGCGACCAGTTGCGCTTGAACAGTGCCGGTAACCTGACCGAGAAGCAGGCCAAACATGCCGATATCGTGCACCGGGCCGGCAGTGACCTGCTGCAGTTGATCAACGATGTGCTCGATCTGGCCAAGGTCGAATCCGGGCGCATGCAGCTCAAGCTCGAGCCGTTGAACATGCAGGACATTCTCGTCGAGCTTGATGCCAGCCTGCGGCCGATGGCCGAGATCAAGGGCCTGCGCTTACATACCCAGCTAGAGGCCGGAGTGCCGCGGGTGATTCACACGGACCGCATCCGCCTGCAACAGATTCTGCTCAACTTGCTGTCCAATGCCCTTAAGTTTACTGAGCACGGTGAGGTCAGCTTGACGGTGTCCTGCGCCAGTGGCGAGCCGGAGGAGGGCTATGAGCTGCTCAACTTCAGCGTGCGCGACAGCGGTATTGGCATCCCCCCCGAGCAGCATGAGCAGATATTTCAGGCCTTTCAGCAGATTGATGGTTCCACCAGTCGGCGCTTCGGTGGCACCGGGCTGGGGTTGGCCATTACCCGTCAGCTGGTACTGGCCATGGACGGTGAGATCAGCCTGCAAAGCGCGCCTGGTGAAGGCTCCTGCTTTACCGTGCACCTGCCGGTGCGAGTGGTGGCGCAGGCCCATACGGGGCCTGTAGCAGGCGCACCGCAACGCAGCGGTGAGGGCCCGGCTGTGCTGATTGTCGAAGACGATGTGAATTTTGCTGCGGTACTCGCCGAAGAGGCCCATGCCCACGGCTTTTCCAGCGTGCATTGCCGCTCTGGGTTGCAGGCGCTCAACCTGCTGCAAAGCGAGCACTTCAGTGCGGTGATCTTGGATATTCTGCTGCCGGATATCAGCGGTTGGCAGCTGTTTCGCCGCCTGCGTGGCCAGGCCAGTCATCGCAACACGCCGGTGCATATCATCTCCTGCGTGCCGCAACCGGTGGACTGGAACGATGACGGCACGCGCTACCTGGTCAAGCCGATTCAGCGCGCTGACCTGGAGCAGGTGTTTGTCGACCTGCAACAGCTTGACCAGTCCCCAGCGCAGCGCCTGTTGCTGGTCGAAGATGTCGAGGTTGAGCGTGAACATTACCGTGAGCATCTGCAGCAGTTGGGCTTTGATGTGCTGGCCTGCGCGCGCGCTGATGAGGCGCAGCAGGCCTACGCCGGCGGCATGTTCAACGCATTGGTGATCGACCTTGATCTACCCGATCAAGACGGCTTTGAACTGCTGGAAACCCTCAACCGCCAGCGCCCCCTGAATGGCACGCGGGTGGTGATCAATACCGGTGTCGATGTTACCCGTCAGGCCCTGCAGCGCCTGCGCCGTTACAGCGCGGTGGTGGTGCACAAACACGGCGAGGACATGCAGGAGCTGAGCGAGGCGGTGCAGGGCTTTCTTGGCAGCGTGCGCGACCCCGCGCGGCTGGGACGCCCGAGAGTCGAGAATCCGCTGGAAGGCCGGCGCGTGCTGTTGGTTGATGATGATGTACGCAACGTCTATGCCCTGACCGCTTTGCTTGACGAGGTGGGGCTGATCATCAGCTCGGCCAAGGACGGTCAGGAGGCAATCAATGCATATGAGCGCGAGCCGTTCGACCTGATCCTGATGGATATGGCCATGCCGACCATGGACGGCTACACCGCCACACGGCTGCTCAAGACCGAACACGGCTGCAGCATTCCGATCATCGCCCTGACTGCCCATGCGATGAAAGGCGACAGAGAGAAGTGCATCACCGCGGGTGCTGATGATTATCTGGCCAAACCGGTCAGCCGCGAGGCTTTGCTTGAGCTGCTGGTGCGCTGGCTGGCTATTGCCGATCCATATGTCGGCACATCTGTCGCGCCATCGCAGTAG
- a CDS encoding acetate kinase: MPARNILVINCGSSSIKFALINETQDAFILSGLAERLGSPDAQVHWQQGDNKDSLILPHADHRTALAQVLPLVQAAAGGQLHGIGHRVVHGGEHFTAACRLDALSLAAIRATAPLAPLHNPANLLGIEAAIKLFPDLTQVAVFDTAFHQTLPEHAYRYALPEHLYREHGVRRYGFHGTSHRFVSQRAAAMAGLPVNASSWLVAHLGNGCSTCAIVDGQSRDTSMGLTPLEGVVMGTRSGDVDPNLHSHLARTLGWSLEQIEDMLNKDSGLQGLSGLSNDMRTLEQAREQGHAGAILAVEVFCYRLAKSLAAMSCALPQLDGLVFTGGIGENSALIRSKTVTHLKLLNLALDEQANARTVRGAAGPIQAHGHPRVMVVPTNEERQIALDTLALLEA, from the coding sequence ATGCCCGCACGCAATATTCTGGTGATCAACTGCGGCAGTTCATCAATCAAGTTTGCCCTGATCAACGAAACGCAAGATGCCTTTATCCTCAGCGGCCTGGCCGAGCGCCTGGGTAGCCCGGATGCACAGGTCCACTGGCAACAAGGCGACAACAAAGACAGCCTGATTCTGCCCCATGCCGATCACCGCACCGCCCTCGCCCAGGTATTGCCCCTGGTGCAGGCCGCAGCTGGCGGCCAACTGCACGGTATTGGCCACCGAGTGGTGCATGGCGGCGAACATTTCACCGCGGCCTGCCGCCTGGATGCGTTAAGTCTTGCGGCGATTCGCGCCACCGCGCCGCTGGCACCGCTGCATAACCCGGCCAATCTGCTGGGCATCGAGGCGGCGATCAAGCTGTTCCCCGACCTGACTCAGGTGGCCGTGTTCGATACGGCCTTTCACCAGACCCTGCCCGAACACGCCTACCGCTATGCCCTGCCCGAGCACCTGTACCGCGAACACGGTGTACGCCGTTATGGCTTCCACGGCACCAGCCACCGTTTTGTCAGCCAGCGCGCCGCAGCAATGGCCGGGCTACCGGTCAATGCCAGCAGCTGGCTGGTGGCACACCTGGGCAATGGCTGCTCGACCTGCGCCATCGTCGATGGGCAAAGCCGCGACACCAGCATGGGCCTGACGCCATTGGAAGGCGTGGTGATGGGCACGCGCAGCGGCGATGTCGACCCCAATCTGCACAGCCACTTGGCGCGCACCCTGGGCTGGAGCCTGGAGCAGATCGAAGACATGCTCAATAAAGACAGTGGCCTGCAGGGGCTGTCTGGCCTGTCCAACGACATGCGTACTCTGGAGCAAGCCCGCGAACAGGGCCATGCCGGCGCCATCCTGGCCGTCGAGGTGTTCTGCTACCGCCTGGCCAAATCCCTGGCGGCCATGAGCTGCGCCCTGCCACAACTCGACGGCCTGGTCTTTACCGGCGGCATCGGCGAGAACTCGGCACTGATCCGCAGCAAGACCGTCACGCATCTGAAGTTGCTCAACCTGGCACTCGACGAACAGGCCAATGCCCGCACCGTGCGCGGCGCGGCCGGACCGATCCAAGCACACGGGCACCCACGCGTGATGGTCGTACCCACCAATGAAGAACGACAGATTGCCCTCGACACCCTGGCGCTACTTGAAGCCTGA
- a CDS encoding glutathione peroxidase, which produces MSAFHDLNLRALDGQELPLAPFKGQVVLVVNVASKCGLTPQYAGLEKLYQQYKNQGFSVLGLPCNQFAEQEPDSEETIREFCSLNYGVTFPLGSKLEVNGPERHPLYRLLAGEGAEFPGDITWNFEKFLVGHDGRVLARFFPRTTPDDPSIIQAIEKALG; this is translated from the coding sequence ATGAGTGCCTTTCACGACCTCAACCTGCGTGCACTGGATGGCCAAGAGCTGCCGCTGGCACCCTTCAAGGGGCAGGTGGTGTTGGTGGTCAATGTCGCCTCCAAGTGCGGCCTGACGCCGCAGTACGCCGGCTTGGAAAAGCTCTATCAGCAATACAAGAATCAGGGCTTCAGCGTGCTGGGCCTGCCGTGCAACCAGTTTGCCGAGCAGGAGCCCGACAGTGAGGAAACCATTCGCGAGTTTTGCAGCCTCAACTACGGCGTGACCTTCCCATTGGGCAGCAAGCTTGAGGTGAATGGGCCGGAGCGGCATCCGCTGTATCGTCTGCTGGCAGGCGAGGGTGCCGAGTTTCCAGGTGATATCACCTGGAATTTCGAGAAATTTCTCGTCGGTCACGATGGCCGCGTACTGGCGCGCTTCTTCCCACGCACCACGCCGGATGATCCGAGCATCATTCAGGCTATCGAAAAGGCTTTGGGCTAA
- a CDS encoding FKBP-type peptidyl-prolyl cis-trans isomerase, translated as MLIAANKAVSIDYTLTNDAGEVIDSSAGGAPLAYLHGAGNIIGGLEKALLGKQAGDELEVAVEPEDAYGEYSAELVATLNRSMFEGVDELEVGMQFHASGPDGGMQIVTIRELDGDDVIVDGNHPLAGQRLHFKVKVVSVRDASEEEVAHGHIHGEGGHHH; from the coding sequence ATGCTGATCGCCGCCAATAAGGCCGTCTCCATCGACTATACCCTGACTAACGATGCCGGTGAGGTGATCGACAGTTCCGCAGGCGGCGCGCCGCTGGCTTATCTGCATGGTGCCGGCAACATCATCGGCGGCCTGGAAAAAGCCCTGCTGGGCAAACAAGCCGGCGACGAGCTGGAAGTTGCAGTCGAGCCGGAAGACGCCTACGGCGAATACAGCGCCGAGCTGGTCGCCACCCTCAACCGTTCGATGTTCGAAGGTGTGGACGAGCTGGAAGTTGGCATGCAGTTCCACGCATCCGGTCCAGACGGCGGCATGCAGATCGTCACCATCCGTGAACTGGACGGCGACGACGTGATCGTTGACGGCAACCACCCACTGGCTGGCCAGCGTCTGCACTTCAAGGTCAAGGTTGTCAGCGTGCGTGATGCCAGCGAAGAAGAAGTTGCGCATGGCCATATCCACGGTGAAGGTGGTCATCACCACTAA
- the tnpC gene encoding IS66 family transposase, whose translation MISVPETLPDDPAALKQLLAEVLSSAQELAKDKDGQIERLREQNALLIQRLFGRKSEQSSDPDSPQLEMFNEAESLAEAAAEAPAAEVEEEVVAPTKRRGKRKPLPAELPRVEVIHELPEHELTCECGCRKQAIGEETSEQLEIIPMQVQVIRHIRKTYACKACESAPVTADKPAQLIEKRLASPSVLAMLLTSKYADGIPLYRFEKMLSRHGIDIPRQTLARWVIQCGELLQPLLNLMRDRLLDSPVIHCDETRVQVLKEPGRDPSSHSWMWVQTGGPPGKPVILFDYTTSRAQEVPLRLLDGYRGYLMTDDYAGYNAVAAQQGVERLACWAHARRKFVEAQKVQPKGKTGRADIALGMINKLYGIERELKDASDEQRYRGRQQHSLPLLDQLKTWLEKTQPQVTAQNALGKAVNYLASNWSRLERYIEAGHLPIDNNAAERAIRPFVIGRKNWLFSDTPKGATASAQLYSLVETAKTNGQEPYAWLRHVLERLPLANSVEAYEALLPWNCQPTTPL comes from the coding sequence ATGATTTCTGTGCCCGAAACCCTTCCTGATGACCCCGCCGCGCTCAAGCAATTGCTCGCTGAGGTGTTGTCGTCGGCGCAGGAATTGGCCAAGGACAAGGATGGGCAGATCGAGCGCCTGCGCGAACAAAACGCGCTGTTGATCCAGCGCCTGTTCGGCCGTAAATCCGAGCAGAGCAGCGACCCGGATTCACCGCAGCTAGAGATGTTCAACGAAGCGGAAAGCCTGGCCGAAGCGGCGGCTGAAGCTCCGGCCGCTGAGGTCGAGGAAGAAGTCGTTGCGCCGACCAAGCGCCGCGGCAAGCGCAAGCCGTTACCGGCCGAACTACCGCGTGTCGAGGTCATCCACGAACTGCCCGAACACGAACTGACCTGCGAATGCGGTTGCCGCAAGCAGGCCATCGGCGAAGAAACCAGCGAGCAGCTGGAAATCATCCCGATGCAGGTTCAGGTGATCCGCCACATTCGCAAGACCTATGCCTGCAAGGCCTGCGAAAGCGCGCCGGTCACCGCTGACAAACCGGCCCAACTGATCGAGAAAAGGCTGGCCAGCCCGAGCGTGCTGGCGATGCTGCTGACCAGCAAATACGCCGACGGCATCCCACTGTATCGCTTCGAAAAGATGCTCAGTCGCCATGGCATCGACATCCCCCGGCAGACCCTGGCGCGCTGGGTGATCCAGTGCGGCGAACTGCTACAACCGTTGCTCAACCTGATGCGCGACAGGCTGCTGGACAGTCCGGTGATCCACTGCGATGAAACCCGCGTGCAGGTGCTCAAGGAGCCTGGGCGCGATCCGAGCAGCCACTCCTGGATGTGGGTGCAGACCGGTGGCCCGCCTGGCAAACCGGTGATCCTCTTCGACTACACAACCAGCCGCGCGCAGGAGGTGCCGCTGCGCCTGCTCGACGGTTATCGCGGCTACCTGATGACCGACGATTACGCCGGCTACAACGCCGTGGCCGCACAACAAGGTGTTGAGCGCCTGGCCTGCTGGGCGCATGCGCGGCGCAAGTTCGTCGAAGCGCAAAAGGTGCAACCGAAGGGCAAAACCGGGCGTGCCGACATCGCGTTGGGGATGATCAACAAGCTCTACGGCATCGAGCGCGAACTTAAGGATGCCAGCGATGAACAGCGCTACCGGGGCCGCCAGCAGCACAGCCTACCGCTCCTCGATCAGCTCAAGACCTGGCTGGAGAAAACCCAGCCGCAGGTCACGGCGCAGAATGCCCTGGGCAAAGCAGTGAACTACCTGGCGAGCAACTGGAGCCGACTCGAACGCTACATCGAGGCTGGCCACCTGCCGATCGATAACAACGCTGCCGAGCGCGCGATCCGGCCCTTCGTCATAGGTCGCAAGAACTGGCTGTTCAGCGACACGCCGAAAGGCGCGACCGCCAGCGCCCAACTCTACAGCCTGGTGGAAACCGCCAAGACCAATGGCCAGGAGCCCTACGCCTGGCTGCGCCATGTCCTCGAACGCCTGCCGCTGGCCAACAGCGTTGAAGCCTACGAAGCGCTGCTGCCTTGGAACTGCCAACCAACGACGCCACTGTAA
- a CDS encoding DUF3565 domain-containing protein, translating into METALLAAISMGRDLLLRNKERPSLPKGTRESEPDTDGRPSAASVRVLDFRQDEHGHWVAVLSCGHTQHLRHQPPWQNRAWVLDAQQRQAHLGEPFLCGWCAAENGASEAMTERPNQDLNKER; encoded by the coding sequence ATGGAGACGGCCTTATTGGCGGCGATCAGCATGGGGCGAGACCTTTTGCTTAGAAATAAAGAACGGCCAAGTTTACCCAAGGGCACGCGCGAAAGCGAACCGGACACAGACGGACGGCCAAGCGCGGCCTCAGTGCGCGTGCTTGATTTTCGTCAGGATGAGCACGGCCATTGGGTGGCAGTATTGTCCTGCGGCCATACTCAGCACCTGCGCCACCAGCCGCCCTGGCAGAATCGTGCGTGGGTGCTGGATGCTCAACAACGCCAGGCGCACCTGGGTGAACCTTTCCTCTGCGGCTGGTGCGCGGCTGAAAATGGCGCAAGCGAGGCGATGACAGAACGCCCGAACCAAGATTTGAACAAGGAGCGGTAA